From the Psychrobacillus sp. FSL K6-4046 genome, one window contains:
- a CDS encoding FapA family protein translates to MKKFEEYPRKNPRFKITSFMTLKKALSGKSTEPIEIGNWIDLVELDVSLDYMQALITVNESTSYIEENIIEVQSQIHIALEKNNITYGKKNIDILSLKPGKPFIIAQGTPPQKGLDAQVSYLAQAEKKPVINEDGKADYFDMNFLKEIHEGSWLGEKIPAKEGVDGTNLYGETVKAAPGDDITLKYDPKTAYEIEEGGKIVLRSKTKGVIGEVNGVLSVLKHLVVDGDVGIETGNLKFDGSIQVKGTVMAGYSVIASGDVSIEGKDGVNSAELIKSAEGDVFIKGGIFGRGVTKVEAHNNIYLKHANECTLDAKENIHIGFYALGVSMFANEIILDERKGKIIGGKAVAVHSITTAYSSNSMERKTELIVQGIDRKILTENAKMLAEKIVQYQEESTKLNYQISQLGQFKGKMTTQQNGMYEQVKQKYNLLQQEMKEADKEIQRILRMLRSKAEYYVNVTKEANPGTYIQIGNKSTFVASTTKGKFKLENGELNV, encoded by the coding sequence TTGAAAAAATTTGAAGAATATCCTCGAAAAAATCCTCGCTTTAAAATTACAAGCTTTATGACATTAAAAAAAGCTCTATCGGGTAAGTCTACGGAACCAATCGAAATTGGAAATTGGATTGATTTGGTTGAGTTAGATGTTAGCTTAGACTATATGCAGGCACTTATAACTGTTAATGAATCAACAAGCTATATTGAAGAAAATATAATAGAAGTACAATCTCAAATACATATTGCATTAGAAAAAAATAATATTACATATGGCAAAAAAAACATAGATATATTGTCTTTAAAGCCCGGAAAACCGTTTATTATAGCTCAAGGTACACCACCTCAGAAAGGTTTAGATGCACAAGTAAGCTATTTAGCGCAGGCTGAAAAAAAACCGGTTATTAATGAAGATGGTAAAGCAGATTATTTTGATATGAATTTTTTAAAAGAGATCCATGAGGGCTCATGGTTAGGAGAGAAAATACCCGCTAAAGAAGGGGTGGATGGAACGAATCTATATGGGGAAACTGTTAAAGCTGCTCCTGGAGACGACATCACCCTTAAATACGATCCCAAGACAGCCTACGAAATAGAAGAGGGAGGAAAAATTGTACTTCGCTCGAAAACAAAAGGTGTAATTGGAGAAGTAAATGGGGTTCTCTCTGTATTAAAGCATTTGGTAGTTGACGGAGATGTCGGTATAGAAACAGGAAATTTGAAATTCGATGGGTCAATTCAAGTGAAGGGCACTGTAATGGCTGGCTATTCAGTAATTGCTTCTGGAGATGTATCTATTGAAGGGAAAGATGGCGTTAATTCAGCTGAACTGATCAAGTCTGCTGAAGGAGATGTCTTTATAAAAGGAGGCATTTTCGGACGGGGAGTAACAAAGGTGGAAGCTCATAATAATATATATCTTAAACATGCAAATGAATGTACATTAGACGCAAAGGAAAATATACATATCGGTTTCTATGCCCTAGGTGTTTCTATGTTTGCCAATGAAATTATATTGGACGAACGTAAAGGGAAGATTATTGGTGGAAAAGCTGTGGCAGTTCATTCGATTACTACGGCATATAGTAGTAATAGTATGGAAAGGAAGACAGAGTTAATTGTACAGGGAATCGATCGAAAAATTTTAACTGAAAATGCAAAGATGCTAGCAGAAAAAATAGTACAGTATCAAGAAGAATCGACTAAATTAAACTATCAAATCAGTCAGCTAGGTCAGTTCAAAGGCAAAATGACAACGCAACAAAATGGAATGTATGAACAGGTTAAACAAAAATATAATCTGCTACAGCAAGAAATGAAAGAAGCTGATAAGGAAATCCAACGAATTTTAAGGATGTTAAGAAGTAAAGCGGAATACTATGTGAATGTTACAAAAGAAGCTAATCCGGGTACCTATATACAAATAGGTAATAAATCTACCTTCGTAGCAAGTACTACAAAAGGAAAATTTAAGTTAGAAAATGGGGAGTTAAATGTCTAA
- a CDS encoding glycerophosphodiester phosphodiesterase family protein produces the protein MSNIPVYAHRGGATKYVENSLKSFEAASKIGVDGIEMDLQLSADGIAFVTHDIDFFRLAGINKRITDMAAEEILKLKLGKTIVRRFLYSRVLSLEDFLTFFKQTNMKLNVEFKESFLGKTEKIEEVVYKTEAIKDVHYSSFEESILEVIQRMPIKTKTAFIGKKSSSWDQILSNRNYEAIHLNKKFYGTDLMNKIWDAGFPMRFYNIKGTEKYLINPHEAVIGWITDYPRKVIEQQNRTKR, from the coding sequence ATGTCTAATATACCTGTATACGCTCATAGAGGTGGAGCGACAAAGTATGTAGAGAATTCTTTAAAGTCTTTTGAAGCTGCAAGTAAAATAGGTGTAGATGGTATTGAAATGGACCTACAGCTTTCAGCAGATGGAATTGCTTTCGTGACCCATGATATAGACTTTTTTAGACTAGCTGGTATCAATAAAAGAATCACTGATATGGCAGCGGAGGAAATTCTTAAGCTAAAGCTCGGGAAAACAATTGTGCGCAGATTTTTATATTCACGAGTGTTGAGCTTAGAGGATTTTCTTACATTTTTTAAGCAAACAAATATGAAGTTAAACGTGGAATTCAAGGAATCCTTTCTTGGCAAAACCGAAAAAATTGAAGAGGTTGTCTATAAGACCGAGGCTATTAAGGATGTGCATTATTCTTCCTTTGAAGAAAGCATTCTAGAAGTTATTCAAAGAATGCCTATAAAAACAAAAACAGCTTTCATTGGTAAAAAGAGTTCTAGTTGGGATCAGATATTGTCTAACCGGAACTATGAGGCAATACATCTTAACAAAAAGTTTTACGGGACTGACCTGATGAACAAGATTTGGGATGCCGGATTTCCCATGCGTTTTTATAACATTAAGGGTACCGAGAAATATTTGATAAATCCTCATGAGGCGGTTATTGGCTGGATCACGGATTATCCAAGGAAAGTAATCGAACAGCAAAATCGGACCAAAAGATAA
- a CDS encoding IS1182 family transposase, which yields MMTKNQTNEREQLEILTIEQLVPQDHLVRKLDEAIDFSFIYPLVENLYSTIGRPSIDPVVLIKMTFIQYTFGIRSMRQTIKEIETNMAYRWFLGFGFHTEVPHFSTFGKNYVRRFADTDLFEQIFYRVLKEVADRGLLSPDHVFIDSTHVKASANKRKFEKKVVRKETRAYEKRLQEELNLDREKHGKKPFPPEKFEKEEYKEIKESTTDPESGYYVKDERTKQFAYSFHAATDEKGFVLANIVTPGNVHDSHMLEPLVQKVIDRVGRPVVVAADAAYKTPAIANFLLENHVLPALPYKRPMTKEDFFKKHEYVYDEHYDCYLCPEGQVLNYRTTTKEGYRQYASTPSICATCPVIDQCTQSKNKQKMIQRHIWQDYLDVAEDLRHNYEMKEIYGKRKETIERVFADAKEKHGMRWTTLKGLKKLSMQAMLTFAALNLKKLASWTWKMPKMA from the coding sequence ATGATGACGAAAAATCAAACCAATGAACGCGAACAATTAGAAATCTTGACTATTGAACAGTTGGTACCACAAGACCACCTTGTTCGTAAGTTAGATGAGGCAATTGATTTTTCCTTTATCTATCCATTGGTTGAAAATCTTTATTCGACAATAGGGAGACCTAGTATCGACCCAGTGGTACTTATCAAGATGACTTTTATCCAATATACCTTTGGTATACGGTCCATGCGCCAAACCATTAAAGAGATTGAAACCAACATGGCATACCGATGGTTTCTAGGCTTTGGTTTCCATACCGAGGTTCCCCATTTCTCAACTTTCGGGAAAAACTATGTCCGTCGTTTTGCAGACACAGATCTATTTGAGCAGATTTTCTACAGAGTATTAAAGGAGGTCGCAGATCGTGGGCTCCTAAGCCCGGATCATGTCTTTATTGATTCGACCCATGTGAAAGCTAGTGCGAATAAGAGAAAGTTTGAGAAGAAGGTTGTTCGTAAAGAGACGCGGGCTTATGAAAAGAGGCTCCAGGAGGAGCTCAACCTCGACCGGGAAAAGCATGGGAAGAAACCATTCCCACCTGAAAAGTTTGAAAAGGAAGAGTACAAGGAGATTAAGGAATCGACAACAGATCCTGAAAGTGGTTACTACGTAAAAGATGAACGGACAAAGCAGTTCGCCTATTCTTTTCATGCTGCAACAGACGAGAAGGGTTTTGTGCTTGCAAACATTGTCACACCTGGAAATGTTCACGACAGCCATATGCTTGAACCACTGGTTCAGAAGGTCATCGACCGGGTGGGACGCCCAGTCGTTGTTGCCGCTGATGCAGCCTACAAGACACCAGCTATTGCGAATTTCCTTTTAGAGAATCATGTCCTTCCTGCACTTCCGTACAAACGACCAATGACAAAAGAAGACTTCTTTAAAAAACACGAGTATGTTTATGACGAACATTATGACTGCTATCTCTGTCCCGAAGGACAGGTTCTTAACTACCGAACAACAACGAAGGAAGGTTATCGCCAGTATGCCTCAACTCCTTCTATTTGTGCCACGTGTCCAGTGATTGACCAATGCACGCAGAGTAAGAATAAACAAAAGATGATTCAACGTCATATCTGGCAAGATTATTTGGATGTAGCTGAGGACTTACGTCATAACTATGAAATGAAAGAAATTTATGGGAAGCGTAAAGAGACGATCGAGCGTGTCTTTGCCGATGCCAAAGAAAAGCATGGTATGCGATGGACAACCTTAAAGGGTCTTAAAAAATTGTCCATGCAGGCGATGCTAACTTTTGCTGCCTTAAATCTTAAGAAGTTGGCCAGCTGGACCTGGAAAATGCCAAAAATGGCGTAA
- a CDS encoding DUF2627 domain-containing protein, which produces MARLLALIVLLIPGILAAFGIKLMRDTFFGLQILPLGGLAVQFICGLLFTVLGLGFFAGFLLNRDRKNGKVAPRFQKKKDNDL; this is translated from the coding sequence GTGGCTCGTTTATTGGCTTTAATCGTATTATTAATACCTGGAATTTTAGCAGCATTTGGAATCAAACTGATGAGAGATACATTTTTTGGTCTACAAATACTTCCACTTGGTGGATTAGCGGTACAGTTTATTTGTGGTCTTCTATTTACAGTTTTAGGTTTAGGATTTTTCGCAGGATTTCTACTCAATAGAGATAGAAAAAATGGAAAAGTTGCTCCACGATTTCAAAAGAAAAAGGACAATGACTTATAA
- a CDS encoding sigma 54-interacting transcriptional regulator, whose protein sequence is MQNILIVGAGNGGYALLKLIEQADYLQVTAIVDINEEAPGMIYAKQQNIPTYSEWKSLLSNDIQIIIDVTGRKEVFYELLQNRPATAVLIPGEIANLIVTLIEEKNKYIQIIDQKKALQELIFNSIEEGMIGINSQGIVNFFNKSAERMTSILVEDALGKHVADVISLSELPRIFETGKIELHKELTLESGTKIVTSRYPMVNEEGKRIGAFAVFKDISEVVRLAEEVTNLTEIQKMLEAIIYSSDDAISVVDEEGKGILINPAYTRITGFSEEEVIGKPATADISEGESIHLKVLQSKKPIRGVNLRVGKQEKDVIVNVAPIIVNNQLKGSVGVIHDMTEMRGLMKELDRARTIIRTLESTYSFEDIVGTSDEINLAIEQAKLAANVPITVLLRGEVGAGKDLFAHAIHGESGRSSYPFIRVNCSSLEEHLLERELFGYEEDGIKYPGKLEEAYKGTVFLDEVGELTKKTQAKLLQVLRDNIIIPIGATTPKQVDVRIIAASSLNLEKAMRDGTFREDFYFQLNRMPIYIPSLRQRKKDIPLLAERLLVKLNQEFGRNIEGFSEEALETLCLYDWPGNVRELENIISRSMIFLQSNERLVDEQHLPKSMLQLSQGEDEDSIAPLADQMDEMEKRVLAQALKICDGNKSQAAKKLSISLRSLYYKLEKHNLV, encoded by the coding sequence TTGCAAAACATACTCATTGTAGGTGCTGGTAACGGTGGATATGCACTTCTCAAGTTAATAGAGCAGGCAGATTACCTTCAGGTTACTGCTATTGTTGATATTAATGAAGAGGCTCCTGGAATGATCTACGCTAAACAACAAAATATACCAACCTATTCGGAATGGAAAAGCTTGTTAAGCAATGATATTCAAATCATTATTGATGTGACTGGTCGAAAGGAAGTTTTCTATGAATTACTTCAAAATAGGCCGGCTACAGCTGTACTGATTCCTGGCGAGATAGCCAACTTAATTGTTACATTAATAGAAGAGAAAAACAAATATATTCAAATTATTGATCAGAAAAAAGCATTACAGGAACTCATTTTTAATTCTATTGAAGAAGGAATGATTGGCATTAATAGCCAAGGTATTGTTAACTTTTTCAATAAGAGTGCCGAAAGAATGACCTCAATTCTTGTTGAGGATGCTCTAGGTAAGCATGTAGCAGATGTAATCTCTTTAAGTGAATTACCGAGAATATTTGAAACTGGCAAGATTGAGCTTCACAAAGAACTTACTCTTGAAAGCGGTACCAAAATAGTCACTTCTCGATACCCGATGGTAAACGAAGAAGGAAAAAGAATTGGTGCTTTTGCGGTTTTTAAGGATATCTCTGAGGTCGTTCGTCTTGCAGAGGAAGTTACTAACCTTACGGAAATTCAAAAAATGCTCGAGGCTATCATTTACTCAAGTGATGATGCCATTTCGGTAGTGGATGAAGAAGGAAAAGGTATATTGATAAATCCCGCATACACTCGTATCACTGGATTTAGTGAAGAAGAGGTAATAGGAAAGCCGGCTACTGCCGACATTTCGGAGGGCGAAAGTATACATTTAAAGGTCCTTCAATCTAAAAAACCTATTAGAGGTGTCAATCTTCGAGTTGGAAAACAAGAAAAGGACGTTATTGTTAATGTAGCTCCAATTATTGTGAATAACCAGTTAAAGGGTAGTGTCGGTGTTATTCACGATATGACTGAAATGCGAGGTTTAATGAAGGAATTAGATCGCGCAAGAACTATTATCAGAACACTAGAATCAACTTATTCATTTGAAGACATAGTCGGGACTTCAGATGAGATTAATTTAGCAATAGAACAAGCTAAACTAGCAGCTAACGTTCCAATTACCGTCCTTTTAAGGGGAGAGGTCGGTGCAGGAAAGGATTTGTTTGCTCATGCCATTCATGGAGAAAGTGGGCGTTCAAGCTATCCTTTTATCCGAGTTAATTGCAGTTCTTTAGAGGAACATCTTTTAGAACGTGAATTATTTGGATATGAGGAAGATGGCATCAAATATCCTGGTAAATTAGAAGAAGCATATAAAGGCACGGTTTTCTTAGATGAAGTTGGTGAGTTGACTAAGAAAACTCAAGCTAAGCTCCTACAGGTTTTGCGAGATAATATTATCATACCTATCGGGGCCACAACCCCGAAGCAGGTTGATGTTCGTATCATTGCTGCAAGTAGTCTTAACTTGGAAAAGGCAATGAGAGATGGCACCTTTAGGGAGGATTTCTATTTTCAGTTAAATAGAATGCCGATTTATATACCTTCTTTACGACAAAGAAAAAAGGATATTCCGCTTCTTGCAGAACGATTGCTCGTTAAACTTAACCAAGAGTTTGGGAGAAACATTGAAGGATTTTCAGAGGAAGCTCTCGAAACCTTATGTCTTTACGATTGGCCAGGTAATGTCAGAGAGTTAGAGAATATTATTAGCCGCTCCATGATTTTTCTTCAATCGAATGAACGATTAGTAGATGAACAGCATTTACCAAAATCGATGCTCCAGTTGTCACAAGGGGAGGATGAAGATTCGATTGCTCCACTTGCGGACCAAATGGATGAAATGGAGAAAAGAGTACTCGCCCAAGCGCTTAAAATTTGCGATGGCAATAAGTCACAAGCAGCTAAAAAGTTAAGTATTTCTCTTCGCTCATTATATTACAAGCTAGAAAAACACAATCTGGTGTAA
- the bcd gene encoding branched-chain amino acid dehydrogenase: MEIFKYMETYDYEQLVFCQDKTSGLKAIIAIHDTTLGPALGGTRMWNYASEEEAIEDALRLAKGMTYKNAAAGLNLGGGKTVIIGDPLKDKNEEMFRAFGRFIQGLNGRYITAEDVGTTVADMDLIHEETNYVTGISEAFGSSGNPSPVTAYGVYVGMKAAAKEAFGSDSLEGKTIAVQGVGNVAYTLCEYLHEEGAKLIVADINQKSVDRAVEAFGAVQVGTDEIYSQDVDIFAPCALGAIINDATIPQLKAKVIAGSANNQLKDTTHGDMIHEMGIVYAPDYVINSGGVINVADELYGYNHDRAMKRVAGIYDKIERIFEISKRDGIPTYVAADRLAEERIARVSKSRSQFLQNGKHILNGR; the protein is encoded by the coding sequence ATGGAAATCTTTAAATATATGGAAACTTATGATTATGAACAATTAGTATTTTGCCAAGACAAAACTTCAGGACTTAAAGCGATTATTGCTATTCATGACACTACATTAGGACCGGCTCTTGGTGGTACTCGTATGTGGAATTATGCTTCGGAAGAAGAAGCAATTGAGGATGCTCTTCGTCTTGCTAAAGGTATGACTTATAAAAATGCGGCAGCAGGACTTAATCTTGGTGGAGGAAAAACTGTAATTATTGGTGATCCATTAAAAGATAAAAATGAAGAAATGTTCCGTGCATTTGGACGTTTCATCCAGGGGTTAAATGGACGTTATATTACAGCGGAAGATGTAGGCACAACAGTTGCAGATATGGACCTTATCCATGAAGAAACAAACTACGTAACTGGTATTTCAGAGGCGTTTGGTTCTTCAGGTAACCCATCTCCTGTAACAGCTTATGGCGTATACGTTGGGATGAAAGCTGCAGCTAAAGAAGCATTTGGTTCTGATTCATTAGAAGGAAAAACAATTGCCGTACAAGGTGTTGGGAATGTGGCTTATACGCTATGTGAATACCTACATGAAGAAGGCGCAAAGTTAATCGTTGCTGATATTAACCAAAAATCAGTGGATCGTGCAGTAGAAGCATTCGGTGCAGTACAAGTCGGTACAGATGAAATTTACTCACAGGACGTAGATATCTTTGCTCCTTGTGCACTTGGAGCAATTATTAACGACGCTACGATTCCACAGTTGAAAGCTAAAGTAATTGCTGGTTCAGCTAACAACCAATTGAAAGATACAACACATGGCGACATGATTCATGAAATGGGTATCGTTTATGCACCAGATTATGTTATTAACTCTGGTGGAGTGATCAATGTAGCAGATGAATTATATGGTTACAACCATGACCGTGCGATGAAACGCGTGGCAGGTATCTATGACAAAATTGAACGTATTTTTGAAATTTCAAAACGTGACGGGATTCCAACTTATGTTGCTGCTGACCGTTTAGCTGAAGAGCGTATCGCGCGTGTAAGCAAATCTCGTAGTCAATTTCTACAAAACGGAAAACATATTTTAAATGGCCGTTAA
- the lpdA gene encoding dihydrolipoyl dehydrogenase → MAKEYDVVIIGGGTGGYVAAIRSAQLGLKTAIVEKGKLGGTCLHKGCIPSKALLRSAEVFSTTKNHAADFGVNTSEVTLDFSRVQARKESIVDQLFQGVQGLMKKGKIDVYEGTGRMLGPSIFSPSPGGTVSVEMNNGEENEMLIPKNVVIATGSRPRSLPGLSIDGSLVMTSDEALVMTELPKSILIVGGGVIGIEWASMLNDFGVEVTVIEYADRIIPTEDKDISKEMQKLLGKKGITFATNAKVLPDTLDTADNVVTISAEVNGETQSFTAEKMLVSVGRQANTEGIGIENTDIVIENGFIQVSDTFQTKESHIYAIGDVIGGLQLAHVASHEGITAIEHIAGEDIIPMDYNLVSRCIYASPESSSVGITEQQAREKGFDVKVGKFSFKAIGKALVYGESDGFVKIVADKATNDILGVHMIGPHVTDMISEAGLAMVLDATPWEMAHTIHPHPTLSEIMGEAALAVDGKAIHM, encoded by the coding sequence TTGGCAAAAGAATACGACGTAGTAATTATTGGTGGAGGAACTGGTGGGTATGTAGCTGCCATTCGCTCAGCTCAACTAGGTTTAAAAACAGCAATTGTTGAAAAAGGCAAACTAGGTGGTACATGTTTACATAAAGGCTGTATCCCAAGTAAAGCATTACTTCGAAGTGCCGAGGTTTTTTCTACTACTAAAAATCATGCAGCCGACTTTGGTGTAAATACAAGTGAAGTAACATTAGATTTTAGTAGAGTGCAAGCCCGAAAGGAATCCATTGTGGACCAATTATTCCAAGGAGTTCAGGGGTTGATGAAAAAAGGCAAGATTGATGTGTATGAAGGAACAGGCAGAATGCTCGGGCCATCTATTTTCTCTCCGTCTCCTGGGGGGACCGTCTCGGTTGAGATGAACAATGGTGAAGAAAATGAAATGCTTATCCCGAAAAATGTAGTCATTGCCACTGGTTCACGCCCTCGCTCTTTGCCAGGTTTGTCAATAGATGGATCTCTAGTGATGACTTCGGATGAAGCGTTAGTAATGACAGAGCTACCTAAGTCTATTCTCATAGTTGGTGGAGGAGTAATCGGTATAGAATGGGCTTCCATGCTAAACGACTTTGGAGTAGAAGTAACAGTAATCGAATACGCTGATCGAATTATTCCTACGGAAGACAAAGATATTTCTAAAGAAATGCAAAAGCTTCTAGGGAAAAAGGGGATCACATTTGCAACAAATGCAAAAGTACTTCCAGATACTTTAGATACAGCAGACAACGTAGTTACAATATCTGCTGAAGTTAATGGGGAAACTCAATCATTTACTGCTGAGAAAATGCTTGTATCTGTTGGTAGACAAGCAAACACAGAAGGTATTGGTATAGAAAATACAGATATCGTGATTGAAAATGGATTTATTCAGGTTTCTGACACATTTCAAACAAAAGAATCTCATATATATGCCATTGGCGATGTAATTGGTGGTCTTCAATTGGCACATGTAGCAAGCCATGAGGGGATTACAGCGATAGAGCATATTGCTGGAGAAGACATTATTCCAATGGATTACAATCTTGTATCTCGCTGTATTTATGCAAGTCCTGAAAGCTCAAGTGTAGGAATTACAGAGCAACAGGCAAGAGAAAAGGGATTTGATGTAAAGGTAGGCAAGTTTTCATTTAAAGCAATTGGTAAGGCTCTTGTATACGGTGAATCGGATGGCTTTGTTAAAATTGTGGCCGATAAAGCAACCAATGATATTTTAGGAGTTCATATGATTGGACCTCACGTCACAGATATGATTTCAGAGGCTGGTTTGGCTATGGTTCTAGATGCTACTCCTTGGGAAATGGCACATACAATTCATCCACATCCAACCTTAAGTGAAATAATGGGAGAAGCAGCGTTAGCTGTTGATGGTAAAGCGATTCATATGTAA
- a CDS encoding thiamine pyrophosphate-dependent dehydrogenase E1 component subunit alpha, which produces MTNNRHEELGLSNEDVLKMFETMLMARRIDERMWLLNRAGKIPFVISCQGQEAAQVGAAFALDNTKDYIAPYYRDMGVVLHFGMTPKDLMLSAFAKAEDPNSGGRQMPGHFGQKKNRILTGSSPVTTQLPHAVGVALAAKIEKKDFITFVTLGEGSSNQGDFHEGLNFAGVHQLPCITMVENNKYAISVPFERQVASKNVADRASSYGMPGVTVDGKDPIEVYRVVKEAADRARNGEGPSLIEAVTYRLTAHSSDDDDRQYRTAEDIAEGKALDPIITFAKYLRDLDILSTDLEKEINDRIMKEVNEATDYAEAAPYAAPEDALKHVYAEKDGGNA; this is translated from the coding sequence ATGACAAACAATCGTCATGAGGAATTAGGGTTATCAAATGAAGATGTATTAAAAATGTTCGAGACGATGTTAATGGCGCGCCGTATTGATGAGCGTATGTGGCTGTTAAACCGTGCAGGTAAAATTCCATTCGTTATCTCTTGTCAGGGACAAGAGGCAGCTCAGGTAGGGGCGGCATTTGCTTTAGATAATACAAAGGATTATATCGCTCCTTACTATCGAGATATGGGGGTAGTTTTACATTTCGGTATGACTCCAAAAGATTTAATGCTATCAGCATTTGCTAAAGCAGAGGATCCAAACTCTGGCGGTCGTCAAATGCCAGGACATTTTGGGCAAAAGAAAAATCGTATTTTAACAGGCTCATCACCAGTTACAACGCAGCTACCTCATGCTGTTGGTGTTGCTTTAGCTGCCAAGATTGAAAAGAAAGACTTCATTACCTTTGTTACATTAGGAGAAGGTTCATCTAACCAAGGAGATTTCCATGAAGGCTTAAATTTTGCAGGAGTACATCAATTACCTTGTATAACAATGGTGGAAAACAATAAATATGCGATATCAGTTCCTTTTGAGCGTCAGGTTGCTAGTAAAAATGTTGCAGACCGTGCGAGTAGCTACGGAATGCCAGGCGTAACGGTGGATGGTAAAGATCCAATCGAGGTATACAGAGTAGTAAAAGAAGCTGCTGACCGCGCAAGAAACGGAGAAGGACCAAGTCTTATAGAAGCCGTTACTTACCGTTTGACAGCTCATTCATCAGATGACGATGATAGACAATACCGTACGGCAGAAGACATTGCAGAAGGAAAAGCTTTAGATCCTATTATTACATTTGCAAAGTATTTAAGAGATTTAGATATTCTTTCTACCGATTTAGAAAAAGAGATCAATGACCGCATTATGAAGGAAGTAAATGAGGCAACTGATTATGCAGAGGCTGCACCATATGCTGCTCCAGAAGATGCATTAAAACATGTTTATGCTGAAAAAGACGGGGGGAACGCATAA
- a CDS encoding alpha-ketoacid dehydrogenase subunit beta, with amino-acid sequence MAIMSYIDAITLAMKEEMTRDERVFVLGEDVGRKGGVFKATNGLYDEFGEYRVLDTPLAESAIAGVGIGAAMYGLRPIAEMQFADFIMPAVNQIISEASRIRYRSNNDWTCPIVFRAPFGGGIHGALYHSQSVEAIFANQPGLKIVIPSTPYDAKGLLKAAIRDEDPVMFFEHKRAYRLIKGEVPDDDYTIEIGKADVKREGEDITVITYGLAVHFALQAAERLEKDGISAHILDLRTIYPLDKDSIIEAASKTGKVLLVTEDNKEGSIISEVAAIIAENCLFDLDAPIMRLAGPDVPAMPYAPTMEKFFMINPDKVEKAMRELAEY; translated from the coding sequence ATGGCAATCATGTCTTATATTGATGCAATAACACTTGCAATGAAGGAAGAAATGACCCGCGATGAGCGCGTTTTCGTTCTTGGGGAAGATGTTGGTCGTAAGGGTGGCGTGTTCAAAGCAACAAACGGACTTTACGATGAATTCGGTGAATATAGAGTGTTAGATACACCACTTGCAGAATCAGCTATTGCGGGTGTAGGAATCGGAGCTGCCATGTATGGTCTTCGTCCAATCGCAGAAATGCAATTTGCAGATTTTATCATGCCTGCAGTTAACCAAATTATCTCGGAGGCATCTCGTATTCGCTACCGCTCTAACAATGACTGGACTTGTCCAATCGTATTTCGTGCTCCTTTTGGTGGGGGTATTCATGGTGCTCTCTATCACTCTCAATCTGTAGAGGCTATCTTTGCTAACCAGCCAGGTCTAAAAATAGTTATTCCTTCTACTCCGTATGATGCGAAAGGATTGTTAAAAGCAGCTATTCGTGATGAGGACCCGGTTATGTTTTTTGAACACAAGCGTGCTTATCGCCTTATTAAAGGAGAAGTTCCGGACGACGATTATACGATTGAAATTGGTAAGGCAGACGTAAAGCGTGAAGGGGAAGATATTACGGTTATTACTTATGGATTAGCTGTCCATTTCGCACTTCAAGCTGCAGAACGCTTAGAAAAAGACGGTATTTCAGCTCATATTTTAGATTTACGTACAATTTACCCGTTAGACAAAGATTCAATTATAGAAGCTGCTTCTAAAACAGGTAAAGTATTACTTGTAACGGAGGATAACAAAGAAGGTAGTATTATTAGTGAGGTAGCAGCGATTATTGCAGAAAATTGCTTGTTTGACTTAGATGCTCCGATTATGCGCCTTGCAGGTCCTGATGTTCCAGCTATGCCATATGCGCCTACCATGGAAAAATTCTTTATGATTAATCCAGACAAAGTCGAAAAAGCAATGCGTGAGCTGGCGGAATATTAA